Proteins encoded within one genomic window of Chelatococcus sp. HY11:
- a CDS encoding ABC transporter substrate-binding protein has protein sequence MKSLIAFAFAAALSGVLPLHAARAQDNAPIMIASTLPLSGNVASFGEMARWGAELAVAQVNAAGGIRGRKVQFDVQDNRCNPAEAVKVTTQMLSDPAYVALFDGLCSSVVLSVMPVVERERIPLVVATASATSISDKSGVGGNPWTFKFNPSDATLAVAMVDWLKKQGLADKIAFLGEDTDFGRSGASGFETALKAGGGKLAAADFYQQGTADFSAVLTKLRSMQPSVLALYALAGDQRNIVSQFMTSGLKMPLTGRLITDVIPAEIIKSGAIDGSTSVQPYSFEIDTPENKAFVAAFKAAHGREPNAIAYSAYDAMRTLLDAIARAPSVDRTAVRDALKATRMQSLIGGEIVFDENNLAHNYAVILQIKDGKVSIVGLSKT, from the coding sequence ATGAAAAGCCTTATCGCATTCGCTTTCGCAGCCGCCTTGTCCGGTGTGCTGCCGTTGCACGCCGCCCGGGCGCAGGACAACGCCCCGATTATGATCGCCTCGACCCTGCCACTCAGCGGCAATGTCGCGAGTTTCGGAGAGATGGCGCGCTGGGGCGCCGAGCTCGCGGTCGCGCAGGTGAACGCGGCGGGCGGCATCCGTGGCCGCAAGGTGCAGTTCGATGTGCAGGACAACCGCTGCAATCCCGCCGAGGCCGTCAAGGTCACTACGCAGATGCTGTCGGACCCGGCCTATGTCGCGCTGTTCGACGGCCTGTGCAGTTCCGTTGTGCTTTCAGTCATGCCGGTGGTCGAGCGCGAGCGCATTCCGCTCGTGGTCGCCACGGCGTCGGCCACATCGATCTCCGACAAGTCCGGCGTCGGCGGCAATCCATGGACCTTCAAGTTCAACCCGAGCGACGCCACCCTGGCTGTCGCCATGGTCGATTGGCTGAAGAAGCAGGGCCTCGCCGACAAGATCGCCTTTCTGGGCGAGGACACGGACTTCGGGCGCTCGGGCGCGAGCGGCTTCGAAACAGCCCTCAAGGCAGGCGGCGGCAAGCTCGCGGCCGCCGACTTCTACCAGCAGGGCACGGCGGATTTCTCGGCCGTCCTGACGAAGCTGCGCAGCATGCAGCCGAGCGTTCTCGCGCTCTATGCACTGGCCGGCGACCAGCGCAACATCGTCAGTCAGTTCATGACGTCGGGCTTGAAGATGCCGCTGACCGGCCGCCTGATCACCGATGTCATCCCGGCCGAGATCATCAAGTCCGGTGCGATCGACGGCTCGACCTCCGTCCAGCCCTACTCCTTCGAGATCGACACGCCCGAGAATAAGGCCTTCGTCGCCGCGTTCAAGGCAGCCCATGGCCGTGAGCCGAACGCGATCGCCTATTCAGCCTATGACGCCATGCGCACGTTGCTGGACGCGATCGCCCGCGCGCCGTCGGTCGACCGCACCGCCGTCCGTGATGCCTTGAAGGCCACGCGCATGCAGTCGCTGATCGGTGGCGAGATCGTCTTCGACGAGAACAATCTCGCCCACAACTATGCCGTCATCCTGCAGATCAAGGACGGCAAGGTATCGATCGTCGGTCTCAGCAAGACCTGA
- a CDS encoding branched-chain amino acid ABC transporter permease: MNGRLLAAILIVAGVAVGLFGSTYVLTVGISAAIFATVATAFNMVYGYTGLLCLGQVAFLGIGAYGSAVLSKDYGLSFWLSAPAGAALASLFGLLIGYSSLRLSRHSFGIATLTASLLCVILARNWVEVTRGSMGLPGLPAPHLGSLSIEHPRDFFWLAFAFAIISIAIMAAVLSSRIGRGFLAVKGNEALARTQGLNTLGYKLLSLAISAFFTGLGGALLVTHLTIVDPSIFDFYYTETLLIMVVIGGLGHFWAVILSAVAFTVIPDLLLFSKDLRMILYGFVLIAAVLSFPKGIAGLARQRAVDGWRKRLAAQARQAAPATSGGSSHG; encoded by the coding sequence ATGAACGGGCGCCTTCTTGCCGCCATCCTGATCGTAGCCGGCGTGGCTGTCGGCCTCTTCGGCAGCACCTATGTGCTCACCGTGGGCATCTCGGCGGCGATCTTCGCGACGGTGGCCACGGCCTTCAACATGGTCTACGGCTACACCGGCCTGCTGTGCCTCGGGCAGGTCGCCTTTCTCGGCATCGGCGCCTATGGCTCGGCGGTGCTGTCGAAGGACTACGGCTTGTCGTTCTGGCTGTCCGCCCCCGCCGGCGCTGCCCTTGCCAGCCTGTTCGGCCTCCTCATCGGCTATTCGTCGTTGCGCCTGTCGCGCCATTCCTTCGGCATCGCCACGCTCACCGCCTCTTTGTTGTGCGTGATCCTTGCGCGCAACTGGGTTGAGGTGACCCGTGGCTCGATGGGACTGCCCGGCTTGCCGGCGCCGCATCTCGGCAGCCTGAGCATCGAGCATCCGCGCGATTTCTTCTGGCTGGCCTTCGCCTTCGCCATAATCTCGATCGCTATCATGGCGGCCGTCCTGTCGAGCCGGATCGGCCGCGGCTTTCTGGCGGTGAAGGGCAATGAGGCGCTGGCACGCACCCAGGGGCTCAATACGCTGGGTTACAAGCTCTTGTCACTGGCGATCTCGGCCTTCTTCACCGGGCTTGGCGGCGCGCTCCTCGTGACGCATCTCACCATCGTCGATCCCTCGATATTCGACTTCTACTACACCGAGACCCTCCTCATCATGGTCGTCATCGGCGGGCTCGGTCATTTCTGGGCGGTCATCCTGTCGGCCGTCGCCTTCACGGTCATTCCGGATCTGCTCCTGTTCTCCAAGGACCTGCGCATGATCCTCTACGGCTTCGTCCTCATCGCGGCGGTGCTGAGCTTCCCCAAGGGGATAGCCGGACTGGCGCGCCAACGGGCGGTCGACGGATGGCGCAAGCGCCTTGCCGCCCAGGCACGCCAGGCCGCGCCAGCCACGTCAGGAGGCTCGAGCCATGGCTGA
- a CDS encoding glutathione S-transferase family protein, translated as MIEIFFSPTANCQRVLLAAALMDLPYRVHPVDRAAGEQKSADFLAINPAAAVPAIIDHGVSPPLVLAQSGAILVYMAEKSGRFLPEAGPPRYETMHWLMQVMTDVNAAASLGFMARQGIVPGLDDAGRDFFRERLARFLATCEARLISRAYLADKLSIADIALYPIIVNHFKAVDIGTAYPALSQWARRIEATGPVAALLPLPG; from the coding sequence ATGATCGAGATCTTTTTCTCTCCAACCGCCAATTGCCAACGTGTGCTGCTGGCGGCCGCATTGATGGATTTGCCCTACCGCGTGCATCCGGTCGACCGTGCCGCCGGCGAGCAGAAGTCCGCAGATTTCCTGGCGATAAACCCGGCTGCGGCCGTCCCGGCCATCATCGACCATGGCGTATCGCCGCCTTTGGTCTTGGCTCAGTCCGGCGCGATCCTGGTTTATATGGCGGAGAAGTCGGGCCGTTTCCTGCCGGAGGCGGGACCGCCGCGCTATGAGACGATGCACTGGTTGATGCAGGTGATGACCGATGTGAACGCTGCGGCCTCTCTGGGCTTCATGGCGCGCCAGGGCATCGTGCCGGGTCTCGACGACGCCGGGCGGGACTTTTTCCGCGAGCGGCTGGCGCGCTTCCTCGCGACATGCGAGGCGCGGCTTATCTCCCGCGCCTATTTGGCAGACAAGCTGAGCATCGCTGATATCGCCCTTTACCCGATCATCGTGAATCACTTTAAGGCTGTCGACATCGGCACGGCCTATCCGGCGCTGTCGCAGTGGGCGCGAAGGATCGAGGCGACCGGGCCTGTCGCCGCGTTGCTGCCTCTGCCCGGCTGA
- a CDS encoding hydroxyacid dehydrogenase — translation MSEHAKPVVAILLTPQMRGQLIPPAAEERLSTQAVVIAPGEGELAAAALPRLLEGATIAITGWGTPRLDETVLEQCQNLKLVTHAAGSIRQLVPFAAIESDRIRVTHSAIHIGEAVAEFVMAHVFNFLRHPVGLAEGMRAREPWFELRARLLGRLLGEQTVGLVGAGYIGRMMVRQFRAFNARILMHDPFLDDARAAELGVELASLDRLLTESDIVSLHVPSLPETRHMIGTAELARVKDGALFINTARGALIDEEALIAELRRGRFTAVLDVYDKEPLADDSPLRALPNAILAPHAAGHTHETYLRQGATAVDEALRFLAGDTLRHEVTKSMLPNMA, via the coding sequence ATGTCGGAGCATGCAAAGCCGGTCGTTGCCATCTTGCTGACACCGCAGATGCGCGGGCAGCTCATTCCGCCGGCTGCCGAGGAACGGCTGTCGACACAGGCTGTCGTCATCGCCCCGGGTGAGGGCGAGTTGGCGGCCGCGGCGCTGCCGCGACTTCTCGAAGGCGCGACGATCGCCATCACGGGCTGGGGCACGCCACGGCTGGATGAGACGGTTCTAGAGCAATGCCAGAACCTGAAGCTCGTCACGCACGCCGCAGGAAGCATCCGACAGCTCGTGCCCTTCGCCGCGATCGAGAGCGACAGGATCCGCGTGACCCATTCGGCCATTCACATCGGTGAGGCGGTGGCCGAGTTCGTGATGGCGCATGTCTTCAATTTCTTGCGTCATCCGGTTGGGCTAGCGGAGGGAATGCGCGCCAGGGAGCCATGGTTTGAACTGCGCGCGCGCCTTCTTGGCCGCCTCCTCGGCGAGCAGACCGTCGGCCTTGTGGGCGCGGGCTATATCGGCCGCATGATGGTGCGGCAGTTCAGGGCCTTCAACGCGCGTATCCTCATGCATGATCCCTTTCTCGACGACGCTCGCGCTGCGGAACTCGGCGTTGAACTCGCGAGCCTCGATCGCCTCCTGACGGAGAGCGATATCGTCTCCCTCCATGTGCCATCGCTCCCGGAAACCCGGCACATGATTGGCACCGCTGAGCTTGCGCGCGTAAAGGACGGCGCGCTTTTCATCAATACGGCGCGTGGCGCCCTGATTGACGAGGAGGCGCTCATTGCCGAATTGCGAAGGGGACGCTTCACGGCTGTGCTCGACGTCTATGACAAGGAGCCTCTGGCCGATGACAGTCCCCTGCGAGCGCTCCCGAATGCCATCCTCGCTCCCCATGCCGCGGGCCACACTCATGAGACCTATCTGCGGCAAGGCGCGACAGCGGTTGACGAGGCATTGCGTTTCCTCGCTGGCGATACGCTTCGTCATGAAGTGACCAAGTCCATGCTGCCCAACATGGCGTGA
- a CDS encoding branched-chain amino acid ABC transporter permease, producing the protein MDTAFALQLLVNGLMIGAVYALIASGLSLTFGVIGIVNFAHGELYMVFAMLAYFVAGYLETPFSLSIALVMLTALCVGAVLYEVLLRRLAGKDFERSVLGTMGLAMVLQNGAIFLFTTTPRMVPHTLSYSAYTFGSVAVPALKLLAAALATAALGLVWWMLHHTQLGRAMRGLAQSHDAAMMVGIDVRAVSRLAVAIGVGLAGLAGAALAPVYSIHPTMGFAFIFKAFAIVTIGGLGNFGGTIIAALMIGMLESFAGTLGSLVMADTLSFAFMILILLFKPEGLFGRGVRI; encoded by the coding sequence ATGGATACCGCTTTCGCGCTGCAACTGCTGGTCAATGGCCTGATGATCGGGGCGGTCTACGCCCTGATCGCTTCCGGCCTGTCGCTGACATTCGGCGTGATCGGCATCGTCAACTTTGCCCATGGCGAGCTTTACATGGTCTTCGCCATGCTCGCCTATTTCGTCGCCGGCTATCTGGAGACGCCGTTCAGCCTGTCCATCGCGCTCGTCATGCTGACCGCGCTCTGCGTCGGCGCCGTGCTCTACGAGGTGCTTCTGCGCCGCCTCGCGGGCAAGGATTTCGAGCGCAGCGTGCTCGGCACCATGGGTCTCGCCATGGTGCTGCAGAACGGGGCGATTTTCCTGTTCACCACGACGCCGCGCATGGTGCCGCATACGCTGTCCTACAGCGCCTACACCTTCGGGAGCGTGGCTGTGCCGGCGCTCAAGCTGCTCGCCGCCGCGCTCGCCACAGCGGCGCTCGGCCTCGTCTGGTGGATGCTGCATCACACCCAGCTCGGACGCGCCATGCGCGGCCTTGCCCAGAGCCACGACGCGGCGATGATGGTCGGGATCGACGTACGCGCCGTCAGCCGGCTCGCCGTCGCCATCGGCGTCGGCCTCGCGGGGCTTGCCGGCGCGGCGCTCGCGCCGGTCTATTCCATCCATCCCACCATGGGTTTCGCCTTCATCTTCAAGGCATTTGCCATCGTCACCATCGGCGGGCTGGGCAATTTCGGCGGCACGATCATCGCCGCCCTGATGATCGGCATGCTTGAGAGCTTCGCCGGAACGCTCGGCTCGCTCGTCATGGCCGACACGCTGAGCTTTGCCTTCATGATCCTCATTCTCCTGTTCAAGCCGGAAGGCTTGTTCGGGCGGGGAGTACGCATATGA
- a CDS encoding ABC transporter ATP-binding protein: MNGAIANGPILSLRNLSAGYGDEPIVEDVSLDIEARTITTIVGSNGAGKSTLLKALYGLNRRFAGTIMLQGQAIEELSPIRRLEQGLAFVPQGRCNFPLMSVRENLSLGAYGLAREVAARRLDGIFALFPVLAAKPHVAAGNLSGGEQQILEMAMVLVKEPRVLLLDEPSIGLSPKNLGIVLQVVRDIQNAGTTIIMVEQNVKGALSISDTAVVMELGRVIAVDTPARIIGDPTISRAYLGRRASASDA; this comes from the coding sequence ATGAATGGGGCTATCGCGAACGGGCCTATCCTCTCGCTGCGCAATCTGTCGGCCGGCTATGGCGATGAGCCGATCGTCGAGGACGTGTCGCTCGATATCGAGGCACGGACCATCACCACCATCGTCGGCTCGAACGGCGCCGGCAAATCGACACTCCTCAAGGCGCTCTACGGCCTCAATCGCCGGTTCGCCGGCACTATCATGTTGCAAGGCCAGGCGATCGAGGAACTGTCGCCGATCCGCCGTCTGGAACAGGGCCTCGCCTTCGTGCCGCAGGGGCGTTGCAATTTCCCGCTGATGAGCGTGCGCGAGAACCTCTCGCTCGGCGCCTACGGGCTGGCGCGGGAGGTGGCGGCCCGGCGTCTGGACGGGATCTTCGCCCTGTTCCCGGTACTGGCCGCGAAGCCCCATGTGGCCGCGGGCAATCTCAGCGGCGGCGAGCAGCAGATCCTCGAGATGGCCATGGTCCTGGTGAAGGAGCCACGCGTCCTGCTTCTCGACGAGCCTTCGATCGGGCTGTCGCCGAAGAATCTCGGCATCGTGCTGCAGGTCGTGCGCGACATTCAGAACGCCGGCACCACCATCATCATGGTGGAGCAGAATGTGAAGGGCGCGCTCTCGATCTCCGACACCGCCGTGGTGATGGAACTCGGCCGGGTCATCGCCGTGGACACGCCCGCGAGGATCATCGGCGATCCGACCATTTCCCGCGCCTATCTCGGCCGCCGCGCCTCGGCATCCGATGCGTGA
- a CDS encoding DUF982 domain-containing protein, which yields MSDWHFATPVRLTFGPSQQRMITNAWEAVEVLLRDWPGRRDHRYKLALVACQDALEGFRSGRIARKALVRAARMAGFGVSSR from the coding sequence ATGAGCGACTGGCATTTTGCCACCCCTGTTCGCCTGACATTCGGGCCCTCGCAACAGCGTATGATCACCAATGCCTGGGAGGCCGTGGAGGTGCTCCTGAGGGATTGGCCAGGGCGCCGCGATCACAGGTATAAGCTCGCTCTCGTCGCCTGCCAGGACGCCTTGGAGGGTTTTCGATCCGGCCGCATCGCGCGCAAGGCCTTGGTCAGGGCCGCCAGGATGGCGGGCTTCGGCGTCTCCTCACGCTAG
- a CDS encoding SDR family oxidoreductase, which translates to MNQDLAGRTIFIAGASSGMGRATAIASARAGAALILLGRNSAGLDMTAALVREAAPGCKVATLVADASDAAALAEAVAGIDLDTVDTLVNSVGTNIPERAFDQLTSDSWAKMIDSNLTAAFNLSKVFLPRMRARGNGLIIHIASTAARKPDKSGAAYQATKAGVLSLTHALMEEEWQNGIRASAILPGMTDTPLLDRRPTPVAPEARAAALRPEDVAAACLFIMRLPPRAHVAELHIGPSQR; encoded by the coding sequence ATGAACCAGGACCTGGCGGGGCGTACGATCTTCATCGCGGGGGCGAGCAGCGGGATGGGGCGGGCCACGGCGATCGCATCCGCGCGGGCGGGGGCCGCACTCATCCTGCTCGGACGCAATTCGGCGGGGCTCGACATGACGGCGGCTCTGGTCCGTGAGGCAGCCCCCGGCTGCAAGGTCGCCACGCTCGTCGCGGATGCATCAGATGCCGCGGCCCTGGCGGAGGCCGTCGCTGGAATTGATCTCGATACGGTTGACACCTTGGTCAATTCCGTGGGCACGAATATTCCCGAGCGCGCGTTCGATCAGTTGACGTCCGATAGCTGGGCAAAGATGATCGACAGCAATCTGACTGCCGCGTTCAATCTATCAAAAGTATTTCTCCCCAGGATGCGCGCCCGCGGGAATGGATTGATCATTCACATCGCATCCACGGCCGCGCGTAAACCGGACAAGTCAGGAGCGGCCTATCAGGCGACCAAAGCCGGGGTGCTTTCGTTGACACACGCCCTGATGGAAGAGGAATGGCAGAACGGCATTCGCGCCAGCGCGATCCTGCCAGGCATGACGGATACCCCGCTTCTTGATCGCCGGCCAACGCCTGTCGCGCCGGAAGCGCGCGCCGCCGCGCTGCGACCGGAAGATGTCGCCGCGGCTTGCCTCTTCATTATGCGCCTGCCGCCGCGGGCGCATGTGGCGGAACTGCATATTGGCCCCAGTCAACGTTGA
- a CDS encoding ABC transporter ATP-binding protein, translated as MAEPLLRVEGLVKSYYGTKAVDGLSFTVAGGTITGVIGPNGSGKSTTIDCISGVQKANGGDWFLAGARLTGLSPEAHSRAGLVRTFQMVRCYDDLSVLDNLLVAVQEHQNVGWFDALLRTGRLRTAEREAREAAVAALGKVNLSAYAEAPAQVLSYGQRKLLAIAALIVARPKLAILDEPVSGINPTMIAEVEKALRELRALGTTLLVVEHNMDFLMALSDHVIVLVGGQLLTQGRPDDVQSDPRVLDAYLGTAIPEVAA; from the coding sequence ATGGCTGAGCCACTGCTGCGCGTCGAAGGTCTCGTCAAAAGCTATTATGGCACCAAGGCGGTGGACGGTCTCAGCTTCACCGTTGCCGGCGGCACCATCACCGGCGTCATCGGGCCCAATGGTTCGGGCAAGAGCACGACCATCGATTGCATCTCGGGCGTGCAGAAGGCCAATGGCGGCGACTGGTTTCTGGCCGGCGCGCGCCTGACCGGGCTGTCGCCGGAAGCGCATTCACGCGCCGGCCTGGTACGCACGTTCCAGATGGTGCGCTGCTATGACGATCTGTCCGTGCTCGACAATCTGCTGGTGGCCGTTCAGGAGCATCAGAACGTCGGCTGGTTCGATGCGTTGCTGCGCACCGGACGGCTCAGGACCGCAGAACGCGAGGCCAGGGAGGCGGCAGTCGCGGCGCTTGGCAAGGTCAACCTCTCCGCCTATGCCGAAGCGCCCGCGCAGGTGCTGTCTTACGGTCAGCGCAAACTGCTCGCCATCGCGGCGCTGATCGTGGCACGCCCCAAGCTCGCCATTCTCGACGAGCCCGTGTCCGGCATCAATCCCACCATGATCGCCGAGGTCGAAAAGGCCCTGCGCGAGCTGCGGGCGCTGGGGACGACGCTGCTGGTCGTCGAGCACAACATGGATTTCCTGATGGCGCTCAGCGATCACGTCATCGTTCTCGTCGGCGGCCAGTTGCTGACGCAAGGGCGGCCGGACGACGTGCAATCCGACCCGCGCGTGCTCGATGCCTATCTCGGCACGGCCATTCCGGAGGTCGCGGCATGA
- a CDS encoding flavin reductase family protein translates to MTAETLSDDLAGLAQAPTAAFDFATLSGRDKYKLLIGAVVPRPIAWVTTIDGEGRVNAAPFSFFNCLSADPAILAIGVEYRPSGAQKDTGRNIKNTQAFTVNIASSRLLEAMNVTAVPFGAGIDELEQAGLHARPGVKVACPAIAEAPVAFECRHHVTLSIGNSREIVLGEIVYAHLHADIVNERLHVDPRALDAVGRMGGQGYASTRDYFDLATMSEAEWASGAIPTRIR, encoded by the coding sequence ATGACCGCAGAAACGCTCTCCGACGATCTTGCCGGTCTGGCGCAGGCCCCGACGGCGGCTTTCGATTTCGCCACCCTGAGCGGGCGCGACAAGTACAAGCTGCTGATCGGCGCCGTCGTGCCGCGCCCCATCGCCTGGGTCACGACGATCGACGGCGAAGGGCGGGTCAATGCCGCACCGTTCAGCTTTTTCAATTGCCTGTCCGCCGACCCCGCCATCCTGGCGATCGGCGTTGAGTATCGCCCCAGCGGCGCGCAGAAGGACACCGGGCGTAACATCAAGAATACGCAGGCGTTCACGGTCAACATCGCCTCCAGTCGACTGCTGGAGGCGATGAATGTAACGGCCGTTCCCTTCGGGGCCGGTATTGATGAGCTGGAGCAGGCCGGTCTTCACGCGCGGCCTGGCGTGAAGGTGGCGTGCCCGGCCATAGCCGAGGCGCCGGTCGCCTTCGAGTGCCGCCACCATGTCACGCTGTCGATCGGCAATTCACGGGAGATCGTCCTCGGCGAGATCGTCTACGCGCATCTGCATGCCGACATTGTCAACGAGCGCCTGCATGTCGATCCCCGGGCTTTGGACGCAGTCGGCCGCATGGGCGGGCAGGGCTACGCATCGACACGCGACTATTTCGACCTCGCGACCATGAGCGAGGCCGAATGGGCGAGCGGCGCCATCCCGACGCGCATACGCTGA
- a CDS encoding GntR family transcriptional regulator, producing MTKDKAAAGGRSPAVHRALKRAILDQALPPGTKLPEDSIGERLGVSRTLVREALLRLSEEGLVELRPNRGAAVARPSLEEGYDLFVTRFALEKLVVELLAGKLTGSQQDALSRHIDSEDEARRHGDARSIRLAGEFHTLLASMTGNATLIRYVNELVARSSLILALYGRPHSSECAISEHRQLLEALKAGDAATATQLMTHHLESVTTRALLTRDKVEDIRDVLASYAAAEGL from the coding sequence ATGACGAAAGATAAGGCGGCGGCGGGGGGGCGCTCCCCAGCGGTACATAGGGCGCTCAAGCGGGCGATCCTCGACCAGGCGCTGCCACCAGGCACCAAGCTGCCGGAGGATTCCATCGGCGAGCGCCTTGGCGTCAGCCGCACTCTGGTGCGCGAGGCCCTATTGCGGCTCAGCGAGGAAGGGCTCGTCGAACTCAGGCCCAATCGCGGCGCCGCTGTGGCGCGCCCCAGCCTCGAGGAAGGCTACGACCTGTTCGTCACGCGCTTCGCGCTTGAGAAGCTCGTCGTCGAACTGCTGGCCGGCAAGCTCACCGGTTCCCAGCAGGATGCGCTGTCACGGCATATCGACAGCGAGGACGAGGCGCGCCGCCATGGTGACGCGCGCTCCATTCGCCTCGCGGGCGAATTCCATACGCTGCTCGCCTCGATGACCGGCAACGCCACGCTCATCCGCTACGTCAACGAACTGGTGGCGCGCAGCTCGCTGATCCTCGCGCTCTATGGCCGGCCGCATTCATCCGAATGCGCGATTTCCGAACACCGGCAGTTGCTGGAGGCATTGAAGGCGGGTGATGCCGCCACCGCCACGCAGCTGATGACCCACCATCTCGAATCGGTGACGACCCGGGCCTTGCTGACGCGCGACAAGGTCGAGGACATCCGTGATGTCCTCGCCAGCTACGCAGCCGCGGAGGGGCTTTGA
- a CDS encoding SDR family oxidoreductase: MDFSGKVVLITGGASGIGGATTSAFAQAGAKVAFTYITSEQEARAIEVECGARGQVARGFKADMSKPEEVAAIVAKTESELGPVDVLFANAGGLLRRARCVESSLELWQEAYSVNVFSTFLVVQAVLRSMEPRRRGAIVMMSSLAAFDGGGPGAAHYASSKAAVATFVRALAKEVGPSGIRVNGVAPGLIGTRFHDTFNTPQGRAASVERTPLRREGVPQDVADAVLFLASDRASYITGEITQINGGVGF; the protein is encoded by the coding sequence ATGGATTTTTCAGGCAAGGTCGTGCTGATCACCGGTGGTGCCTCCGGCATCGGGGGCGCCACGACATCAGCCTTTGCGCAAGCGGGCGCCAAGGTCGCGTTCACCTATATCACCAGTGAACAGGAAGCTCGTGCAATTGAGGTGGAATGCGGCGCGCGGGGCCAAGTCGCCCGCGGGTTCAAGGCCGACATGAGCAAGCCGGAGGAGGTGGCAGCGATCGTCGCGAAAACCGAAAGCGAGCTCGGGCCAGTCGACGTGCTGTTCGCTAACGCAGGCGGATTGCTGCGCCGGGCGCGCTGTGTCGAGTCCAGTCTCGAGCTGTGGCAGGAGGCGTATTCCGTCAATGTCTTCAGCACTTTTCTCGTCGTGCAGGCCGTGCTCAGGTCGATGGAACCCCGCCGGCGCGGCGCCATCGTCATGATGTCATCGCTGGCGGCCTTCGATGGCGGCGGGCCGGGCGCCGCGCATTATGCGTCCAGCAAGGCCGCTGTCGCCACCTTCGTGCGAGCGTTGGCGAAGGAGGTCGGTCCAAGCGGCATTCGTGTGAATGGGGTGGCGCCTGGCCTCATCGGCACGCGTTTCCACGACACCTTCAACACGCCGCAGGGACGGGCAGCATCTGTCGAGCGGACGCCCTTGCGGCGAGAAGGCGTGCCCCAGGACGTGGCCGACGCTGTGCTGTTTCTGGCGTCAGACCGCGCGTCTTACATCACGGGGGAAATCACCCAGATCAACGGTGGTGTTGGCTTTTAG
- a CDS encoding DUF2817 domain-containing protein: MQNAFQTEYTSAEAVFTVAATAAGAVIERASHPLRGPQGERLSTLCAWIGARDAPRVLVTISGAHGAEGFAGSGMQVSWLRRMREPALPRDTAVLFIHAINPFGFAWLRRTTEEGVDLNRNFIDFSQSLPDNPGYRELADAFVTPSIDEATLAGAEARFADYKARHGEAAYLAARGAGQYSNPEGLFYGGSGPTWARRTSEEIIDAYALAGRKVAVVDLHTGLGPYGYGELIAGADPMTEPAQRLVDWYGPTLTQPALGGSVIVPQLGMAHLGWRARIGEGLTFAYLEFGTRVPFFMQRALCRDHWLHAQGTPDWNDPLTRGIKADMLHAYMPARPDWHEMVAFRASQVFDQALAGLVAQ, translated from the coding sequence ATGCAAAATGCCTTTCAAACCGAGTACACGAGTGCTGAGGCGGTCTTCACCGTGGCTGCCACGGCGGCGGGTGCGGTGATCGAACGCGCCAGCCACCCGCTGCGCGGGCCACAGGGTGAACGTCTCAGCACCTTATGCGCATGGATCGGGGCCCGTGACGCGCCCCGGGTTCTTGTTACCATCAGCGGTGCGCACGGCGCGGAGGGCTTCGCGGGCTCGGGGATGCAGGTATCCTGGCTGCGGCGGATGCGCGAGCCCGCGCTGCCACGGGATACGGCCGTTCTGTTCATCCACGCTATCAACCCCTTCGGCTTCGCCTGGCTCCGCCGGACGACCGAGGAGGGCGTGGATCTCAACCGCAATTTTATCGATTTCAGCCAAAGCTTGCCGGATAATCCCGGCTATCGCGAGTTGGCCGATGCCTTCGTGACACCCTCCATCGACGAGGCAACCCTCGCGGGTGCTGAAGCGCGCTTCGCTGACTACAAGGCGCGCCACGGCGAGGCCGCCTATCTCGCGGCTCGCGGTGCCGGCCAGTATTCCAATCCCGAGGGCTTGTTCTATGGCGGCAGCGGCCCGACCTGGGCGCGGCGCACCAGTGAAGAGATCATCGACGCCTACGCGCTTGCCGGGCGCAAGGTCGCCGTCGTCGATCTGCACACCGGTCTCGGCCCCTATGGCTATGGCGAACTGATCGCCGGCGCGGATCCCATGACGGAGCCGGCGCAGCGGCTGGTAGACTGGTACGGGCCTACCTTGACGCAGCCGGCGCTGGGCGGATCGGTGATCGTGCCCCAGCTCGGCATGGCCCATCTCGGTTGGCGTGCACGGATCGGCGAGGGTCTTACCTTCGCCTATCTGGAATTTGGCACACGCGTCCCCTTCTTCATGCAGCGCGCCCTGTGCCGCGACCATTGGCTACATGCTCAGGGCACGCCGGATTGGAACGATCCGCTGACGCGGGGCATCAAGGCCGACATGCTGCACGCCTACATGCCCGCGCGGCCCGACTGGCACGAGATGGTCGCCTTCCGTGCCTCGCAGGTCTTCGATCAGGCGCTTGCCGGCCTCGTCGCGCAATGA